One region of Rhodocaloribacter litoris genomic DNA includes:
- a CDS encoding PspC domain-containing protein — MKTRTHRPQPEQEHDEATGSLSFEETGEDSLAELEELSEEELEALLFEEETRTKGPFNLPTIAGLSLILVGVGYLFQQLGLWNGLDFSLLAAMLPWLAGILIILLGFGVLSWSPDRKKKRARARAKAAARQQRSRSRTASTSERQSTPSLTEKRRLRKSRNKKISGVCAGIAEYFNIDPTLVRIAFVIGTIASGGPFILAYIILAMIMPGPEKPSKLTPEERIRIIRDS; from the coding sequence ATGAAGACGCGCACCCACAGACCGCAGCCAGAGCAGGAACACGACGAGGCCACCGGCTCCCTCTCGTTCGAGGAAACGGGTGAAGACAGCCTGGCCGAACTGGAGGAGCTCTCGGAAGAAGAGCTCGAAGCCCTGCTTTTCGAGGAAGAGACCCGCACCAAGGGGCCGTTCAACCTGCCGACCATCGCCGGGCTCTCGCTGATCCTCGTCGGCGTCGGCTACCTCTTCCAGCAACTGGGCCTCTGGAACGGCCTCGACTTCAGCCTGCTGGCCGCGATGCTCCCCTGGCTGGCAGGCATCCTGATCATCCTCCTCGGCTTCGGCGTGCTCTCGTGGAGCCCGGACCGCAAGAAGAAGCGCGCCCGCGCCCGCGCGAAGGCCGCCGCCCGGCAACAGCGCAGCCGCAGCCGGACGGCCTCCACGTCGGAACGCCAGAGCACCCCGTCGCTGACGGAGAAACGCCGCCTCCGGAAATCCCGCAACAAGAAGATCTCGGGGGTCTGTGCCGGCATCGCCGAATACTTCAACATCGATCCGACCCTCGTGCGCATCGCCTTCGTCATCGGTACCATCGCCTCCGGCGGCCCCTTCATCCTGGCCTACATCATCCTGGCGATGATCATGCCGGGACCGGAAAAACCTTCCAAACTGACCCCCGAGGAACGCATCCGTATCATCCGCGACAGTTGA
- a CDS encoding 5-formyltetrahydrofolate cyclo-ligase, translating to MTSFVPTKEALRARLRALRAGLDEAAYAARSQAIIERVLALPELQHARTIHIYWPLVTRREVDTRPLIAHLQAADKQIVLPVVDTTEQPGRGRPRLRHVRFTGAGALRPNRWGIDEPVNGESVPPEALDLVIVPALGAGRNGYRLGHGYGYYDAFLAGLTVPTVCPVYDACLLETVPAEPHDVPVSVIVTEYETLRPATSP from the coding sequence ATGACGTCCTTTGTCCCGACCAAGGAAGCCCTGCGGGCCCGGTTGCGGGCCCTTCGGGCCGGTCTCGACGAGGCCGCCTACGCGGCGCGGTCGCAGGCCATCATCGAGCGGGTGCTGGCCCTGCCGGAACTGCAGCACGCCAGGACGATTCACATCTACTGGCCGCTCGTGACCCGGCGCGAAGTGGATACGCGCCCGCTCATCGCCCACCTGCAGGCCGCCGATAAACAAATCGTGCTGCCCGTCGTTGATACGACAGAGCAACCTGGACGGGGCCGGCCGCGTCTACGGCATGTGCGCTTCACCGGAGCAGGCGCCCTGCGCCCGAACCGGTGGGGCATCGACGAACCGGTCAACGGCGAAAGCGTTCCGCCCGAAGCGCTCGACCTGGTGATCGTCCCGGCCCTGGGCGCCGGTCGTAACGGCTACCGCCTCGGCCACGGCTACGGTTACTACGATGCCTTCCTGGCCGGCCTCACCGTACCGACCGTCTGCCCGGTATACGATGCATGCCTGCTGGAGACGGTCCCGGCCGAACCGCATGACGTACCGGTCTCGGTGATCGTCACCGAGTACGAAACCCTCCGCCCGGCAACGTCGCCGTAA
- a CDS encoding carboxymuconolactone decarboxylase family protein: MGETTPPDRLAAFEAYRERMNRRILEEKNHLGTKRFFNLDSAAYRDGALDARTKELLGLVASMVLRCNDCVDYHLIRCVRAGFTDEELDEALHVALVVGGSIVIPHLRHAVETIDLLRARENTED, from the coding sequence ATGGGTGAAACGACACCGCCGGACCGGCTGGCCGCCTTTGAGGCCTACCGGGAACGCATGAACCGGCGCATTCTCGAAGAAAAGAACCATCTGGGCACCAAACGGTTCTTCAACCTCGACAGCGCGGCCTACCGGGACGGCGCCCTCGACGCGCGAACCAAGGAGCTCCTGGGCCTGGTGGCCTCCATGGTGCTCCGCTGCAACGACTGCGTCGACTACCACCTGATCCGGTGCGTCCGGGCCGGCTTCACGGACGAAGAGCTCGACGAAGCCCTGCACGTCGCCCTCGTCGTGGGCGGCTCCATCGTGATCCCGCACCTGCGCCACGCCGTCGAGACGATCGACCTGCTGCGGGCGCGTGAAAATACCGAGGATTAG
- the ffh gene encoding signal recognition particle protein codes for MFESLSEKLEGALKSISGQGRINELNVAQTMREIRRALLDADVNYQVARDFTERVKEKALGAEVLRSVSPGQQLVKIVYDELVHFLGETNVDITYAPAPPTVILVAGLQGSGKTTFCAKLAAHLKSKGRAPMIAAADVYRPAAVEQLKTLAATIDVPVYSVEEEGRVVQDAVRVAREAVAEARRTARDVLIIDTAGRLHIDERMMREVEDIKRAVGPHEILFVVDSMTGQDAVNTALEFNKRLDYDGVVLTKLDGDTRGGAALSIRSVVHKPIKFASTGEKLDALTPFYPDRMAQRILGMGDVVSFVERAQEQFDAEQAEKLQRKIRSEEFNLEDFMDQLQKLKKMGSLRELIGMIPGVGRQVRDLDIDDDAFKHIEAMINAMTPEERRHPEIINGSRRRRIALGSGVEVRDVNQLLKQFREMKKMMKTMTKLMGKGRAINLSQLLGGR; via the coding sequence ATGTTTGAGAGTCTCAGCGAAAAACTCGAAGGCGCACTCAAAAGCATCAGCGGCCAGGGGCGCATCAACGAGCTGAACGTCGCGCAGACGATGCGCGAGATTCGGCGGGCGCTGCTGGATGCGGATGTCAACTATCAGGTGGCCCGCGACTTCACCGAGCGGGTGAAGGAGAAGGCCCTGGGTGCCGAGGTGCTTCGCTCGGTCTCACCCGGCCAGCAGCTCGTGAAGATCGTCTATGACGAACTCGTCCACTTCCTCGGCGAGACGAACGTCGACATCACGTACGCGCCTGCGCCCCCCACCGTGATCCTGGTGGCGGGCCTGCAGGGCTCCGGCAAGACGACGTTCTGTGCCAAGCTGGCCGCCCACCTCAAGAGCAAGGGGCGCGCTCCCATGATCGCGGCCGCCGACGTGTACCGCCCGGCGGCCGTCGAACAGCTCAAGACGCTGGCCGCCACGATCGACGTGCCGGTCTATTCGGTGGAGGAGGAGGGCCGCGTGGTGCAGGATGCCGTGCGCGTGGCCCGGGAGGCCGTCGCCGAGGCCCGGCGCACCGCCCGCGACGTGCTCATCATCGACACGGCCGGCCGCCTGCACATCGACGAGCGGATGATGCGGGAGGTCGAAGACATCAAGCGGGCCGTCGGGCCGCACGAGATCCTCTTCGTCGTCGACAGCATGACGGGGCAGGACGCCGTCAACACGGCGCTCGAGTTCAACAAGCGGCTCGACTATGACGGCGTCGTGCTCACCAAGCTCGACGGCGACACCCGCGGCGGGGCGGCCCTCTCGATCCGCTCCGTCGTCCACAAGCCGATCAAGTTTGCTTCCACCGGCGAGAAGCTCGACGCCCTGACGCCGTTCTACCCGGACCGCATGGCCCAGCGCATCCTCGGCATGGGCGACGTGGTCTCGTTCGTGGAACGGGCGCAGGAACAGTTCGACGCCGAACAGGCCGAGAAGCTGCAACGCAAGATCCGGTCCGAGGAGTTCAACCTCGAAGACTTCATGGACCAGCTGCAGAAGCTCAAGAAGATGGGCTCGCTGCGCGAGCTGATCGGCATGATCCCCGGGGTGGGGCGGCAGGTCCGGGATCTCGACATCGACGACGACGCCTTCAAACACATCGAGGCCATGATCAACGCGATGACGCCCGAGGAGCGCCGTCACCCCGAGATCATCAACGGGAGCCGGCGCCGGCGCATCGCCCTGGGAAGTGGCGTGGAGGTGCGGGACGTGAACCAGCTCCTGAAGCAGTTCCGCGAGATGAAGAAGATGATGAAGACCATGACGAAGCTCATGGGCAAGGGCCGCGCCATCAACCTGTCCCAGTTGCTGGGCGGGCGATAG
- the rpsP gene encoding 30S ribosomal protein S16 → MAVKLRLRRMGRKKRPIYAVVAADVRSPRDGRFIEDLGRYRPLTEPATVELRDERVLYWLERGAQPTETVRSLLSRQGLLLALHLKRKGVAEEEIWQAVEAHRTERAEKDRQRVKLTPQERRRQALEAERKAVEAREAEEARKRAEAEARAKAEAEEARRKAAEERARAAAEAQAAQEAANRAQAEADAAEAQAETPVEAEAGETAEASTEPAAAPGAETETGAEPKAETGAEADAGEAEKKD, encoded by the coding sequence GTGGCAGTTAAACTCCGTTTACGCCGAATGGGGCGCAAGAAGCGCCCGATCTATGCCGTGGTGGCAGCCGACGTGCGCAGCCCGCGCGACGGCCGGTTCATCGAAGACCTGGGGCGCTACCGGCCGCTGACCGAGCCGGCGACCGTCGAGCTGCGTGACGAGCGCGTGCTCTACTGGCTCGAACGCGGCGCGCAGCCGACGGAGACCGTCCGGAGCCTCCTCAGCCGCCAGGGGCTCCTGCTGGCACTCCATCTGAAGCGCAAGGGGGTGGCCGAGGAGGAGATCTGGCAGGCCGTCGAGGCGCACCGCACGGAGCGGGCCGAGAAGGACCGGCAGCGCGTCAAGCTGACCCCGCAGGAGCGTCGCCGGCAGGCCCTGGAGGCCGAGCGTAAGGCCGTCGAGGCCCGCGAGGCCGAGGAAGCCCGCAAGCGTGCCGAAGCCGAGGCGCGGGCCAAGGCCGAAGCCGAGGAGGCCCGGCGCAAGGCCGCCGAGGAGCGGGCCAGGGCTGCCGCCGAAGCCCAGGCCGCCCAGGAGGCCGCCAACCGGGCCCAGGCTGAAGCCGACGCCGCCGAGGCCCAGGCCGAAACGCCCGTCGAGGCGGAGGCCGGAGAGACGGCGGAGGCGAGCACCGAACCCGCGGCTGCGCCCGGGGCCGAAACGGAGACCGGCGCCGAACCGAAGGCGGAAACCGGGGCCGAGGCCGACGCCGGCGAGGCCGAGAAGAAAGACTGA
- the rimM gene encoding ribosome maturation factor RimM (Essential for efficient processing of 16S rRNA), with amino-acid sequence MKPDNLLLVGRVYRAHGIRGEVKVIPETDDPERFTALATVYLGTTPERVVPHRIETVRFQQTRRGLLVVLKVEGVDTREAAEALRPLGVFASREDLPPLGEDEFFYSDLVGLRVVAEGEEGIVGHVEDVLELPAHPVLLVRRPGGAEAMVPAVPAFIAAIDFDAGEVVVRPIEGLFA; translated from the coding sequence ATGAAACCGGACAACCTGTTGCTCGTCGGGCGCGTCTACCGGGCGCACGGGATCCGGGGTGAGGTCAAGGTGATCCCGGAGACGGACGATCCGGAGCGCTTCACCGCGCTGGCGACCGTCTACCTGGGCACCACGCCGGAGCGGGTCGTGCCCCACCGCATCGAGACGGTTCGCTTCCAGCAGACGCGGCGCGGCCTGCTCGTCGTGCTCAAGGTCGAGGGGGTCGATACGCGCGAGGCGGCCGAGGCCCTCCGCCCCCTGGGCGTCTTCGCCAGCCGGGAGGACCTGCCCCCCCTGGGCGAAGACGAGTTCTTTTACAGCGACCTGGTCGGGCTTCGCGTCGTCGCCGAAGGCGAGGAGGGGATCGTGGGGCACGTCGAGGACGTGCTCGAACTGCCGGCCCATCCGGTGCTGCTCGTACGGCGTCCCGGCGGGGCCGAGGCGATGGTGCCGGCCGTCCCCGCCTTCATCGCAGCCATCGACTTCGACGCCGGCGAGGTCGTCGTGCGGCCCATCGAAGGGCTCTTTGCGTAA
- the trmD gene encoding tRNA (guanosine(37)-N1)-methyltransferase TrmD produces MRIDIVTALPEIVKGPLDHSILRRARQKGLVDIRVHDLRDYAADRHRTVDDYPFGGGGGMVLKPEPIFACIEALKADAEAAGHPVDEVIYLTPDGAVFDQPTANALSLKHHLVLLAGHYKGVDQRVRDALVTRELSIGDYVLSGGELPALVVVDAIVRLIPGVLGDAASALSDSFQDGLLDAPVYTRPATFRGMRVPEVLRSGDHRRVAAWREAERLRKTRERRPDLLEEETARPAPPRRDLPPSS; encoded by the coding sequence ATGAGAATTGACATTGTGACCGCGCTGCCGGAGATCGTGAAGGGACCACTCGATCACAGCATCCTCCGGCGCGCCCGGCAGAAAGGGCTCGTGGACATCCGCGTCCACGACCTGCGCGACTATGCCGCCGACCGGCACCGCACCGTCGACGACTACCCGTTCGGCGGCGGCGGCGGGATGGTGCTGAAGCCGGAACCGATCTTTGCCTGTATTGAAGCGTTGAAGGCCGACGCCGAAGCGGCCGGACACCCCGTCGACGAGGTGATCTATCTCACCCCCGACGGAGCCGTGTTCGACCAGCCGACGGCCAATGCCCTGTCCCTCAAGCACCATCTGGTGCTGCTGGCCGGGCATTACAAAGGCGTCGATCAGCGTGTGCGCGACGCGCTCGTCACGCGTGAGCTCTCCATCGGAGACTATGTGCTCAGCGGGGGCGAGCTGCCCGCCCTCGTCGTGGTCGACGCCATCGTGCGGCTGATCCCGGGCGTCCTCGGCGACGCGGCCTCGGCGCTCTCCGACTCGTTCCAGGACGGGCTGCTCGACGCACCGGTCTATACCCGCCCGGCTACCTTCCGCGGGATGAGGGTGCCCGAGGTGCTCCGCTCCGGCGACCATCGCCGGGTGGCGGCCTGGCGCGAAGCCGAGCGCCTGCGCAAAACCCGCGAACGCCGCCCCGACCTGCTCGAAGAGGA